Genomic segment of Candidatus Omnitrophota bacterium:
CCGGAGTAAAACCAGCCGTCTTTTAAGACGCTCGCGGTATCGTCCGGCCGTTTATAGTAGCCTTTCATGACGTTTGGGCCCTTGATCATCACTTCGCCCATACCCGCTTGATCGGGATTGACAATTTTCACTTCTACATCCGGGATCACCTTGCCGACAGAACCGATCTTCTGCCTTCTCAATGGATTAAAGGCTACGCCCGGCGATGTTTCGGTAAGTCCGTATCCTTCAAGTATCGTGAAACCGATCTTCATGAGAAATCTCGCCGCTTCTTCATTTAACTTGGCTCCGCCGGAGATAAAAAATCTTAAAGTTTTGCCAAATGGCCGGTGTATCTTCGACAGGACCTGCTTGTTTAAATTTATTCCGCTAAGCCTTCTTATCTGCCACAATAGCCCTATCAGGCCTGAAAGAGGGACCTTGAACAAAAACGGCATCTTCTTCATCTTGGCCGTAGCTTGCGTATAAAACATATAAAAAAGTTGTGGCACTCCCGCCAGTACCGTTACCCCTGCCTCCTTCATCGATGCCAGTAATTCATCGGTTTTAAGGCTTGAAGCATACGTGACCCGTGCCCGGCAAAAAAGAGGCAGGATCAGCGTAACTATGAAAGGGAAACAATGGTGCAGTGGCAATATCGATATGAAGTTATCCTTATCCGAGAAGAGTTTCAGCTTGTAGATACTTTGAAAATTAGAGCAGAAATTTTTATGCGTGAGCATTACCCCTTTTGGCTCGCCGGTGGTGCCTGATGTATAGATAAGCGAAGCGATATCTTCGGGAAGGACCTCGGGCCACGCGACGCCTTCGCGCAAAGTAGACTTGACCTGCGCCAGGCCTATGAGGTTCTCTTTCTCGATATCCAGGTCCAGTATAACGATCTTGTTCAGTCCGGTTTTTATCTTATCGATTTTTTTTGCCTGAAAAACAGCATTGGAGACGAATATGACCTTTGCGGCGCAGTCATTGATGAGGTTTTCTATTTCCTGTCCGGTCAACTGCGTATCAAAAGGAACGCAAGTTAGGCCCGCGGCCATTATGCCTAAATAGATTATTCCCCACTCCGGCCTATTCTCCAGGCATATAGCCGCAAAGTCACCTTTTTTAAAGCCTGCCTTAATGAGAAATGCTCCTATTTTTAGAGAAAGATCTTCCATTTGCCCGTATGTCCATCTATCCCAGTCGGGGCCTTTCTTGATTTGAAGGCATACCCTGTCTGAATACTGAGAAGAGACTTGAGCAAACATCTTATGTATAACCAATTCTTCTTTCATTTTAGCGTCTCCTTGAATCTGTCCAAACATATCTTCATAAATTGATCCGGGAAGACGTCAAATATCCTTTCCGCATGTCCGCCGCCTTTAATGATTGTCAGGGACTTGGGATTCTTCGCCTTGTCGAATAATAGCTGGCTATTGCTCATCTTCACCAGCCAGTCTTTTTCACCATGGATGAAAAGGACCGACGTGGGCGATATCTTATTAACGATATCGCGGGGCCGGGTCTTTGTTAAAGACGGGCTTCCCATTCTAACGCCCTTCCCGCGTCCCTTGATTCCGAAATTGAGCTTCAGGTCTTCCCACATATCTTTTTCCCAAAAATGGTAATTGATGCTTCCTAGGCCTGACGGGGTGCTGACAGCTATAACGCTATCGATACTTTGATTACAGCTCGCTTCTATAAGCGCGATCGCGGCGCCCAGTGAAAAACCGACTACGCCGATCTTCTCATAGTGAGCGCTTTTCGCGTATGCGATGACCGCGCGCAAGTCTTTCTGCTCATGTGCAGTCCATGTAAATACGTCGCTCGACTTGCCATGTCCCCTAAAATCGAATACGATGACATCGTATTCTTTACTGAATGCTTCGGCCATTTTTTTAAATAAATATGTATCCTTATTATTGTAAAAGCCTGGTGCCAGTATAACTACTTTGGAAAATCCTCCCCTGATATGATTAAAGGCAATGCGCTTACCATCTTCTGTCATCACATAACGGTCAGGCTCGCTCTCTCCCGCAGGAGAAGGTGTCGCGCCCTTAGGGAGATCGCCGTTTGTGTCAACGATCTGCCTGGGTTCTGTCTTATTAAAATCTCCTTCGAATACGGATGTGGCAATGGAACCAAAATAATTCCTGAAAATATCCCACTCGGATTTAGCGCGCCATAGGAGCATAAACTGTGAGCTATTCTTCTTGCCTACTGAAATAGACTTTCTCGATCTTGCGTCTTCATAGATCTCTAGCATGCGTGTAGCGGAAGCATTGATCGTGAATTTCTGCGCCGTAGTCCTTGCGGCCTGTTTCATGGTTTTTGATTCTTCCGGAGAGCTGCTTAAAACCGAAAGCAGTGCATCGGTATAAGTCTGCTGATCCATCTCATTGAGTAGTCTCCCGTTCTTACGGTCCTCTACAACGTCTCGCGCTCCAGGCGCATCCAACGCTACCACGGGAGCACCTGCTGCCATGGCTTCAATGAGGACAATGCCTTGAGTTTCGCTTAATGAGGCGAACGCGAAGAGATCCATGGCAAAATACGCGTCTACCAGCTCCTGATAATGCAGGACCCCGGCTAAGTGCAATCTATCTTCAAGGCCGGCCTCTTTAAATGTATCCTGGATCATCTTTTCGGCAGGGCCCTTGCCGACGATAAGGGCATGGGCCTTCGGATCCTTCTTTAATGCTTCAACCATACAATTTATCAGGAAGTCCAGGTTCTTCTCCGGAGCCAGCCGCCCCGCGTGGCCGATCACTTTAGCCTCAAGAGGAATATGGTTCTGCTGGCGAAAAGCATTTCCATTGCCCTTTGAAAAACGTTCTACGTCTACCCCCGTCGGAACGACCGCCATGGGAGTCTTGACGCCTCTTTTGAACAGGATCTCCTGCACGCTTTCAGTGGGAACGATCACCCGATCGACCATATTGGCATATCCGGCAGCAAGCTTTACAATGAATCGTTTTACTCCCTCATTCTGAACAGGCCAATCATGCACATATTGTTCAAACATACAGTGATAAGTAAATATAAGCGGTATCGCGTGCTGTCGGCTAAGGCGTAACGCAAAATCTCCCATGAAGAACGGGCAATGGCTGTGCGCGATATCCGGCGAGAATTCTTTCATTAATTTCGTTAAGAGCCGTGAGGCCGGGAAGTTAACGGAGAAGATGGTTCCGCTGAATTTTTGGAAGGCAGGAATACGGATAACGCCCGGCTCCTCTGTCGGCATACCCTGAAAGGTCGGAGTAACGATTAAAACCTCGTGCCCCAGTCTTCTGAATTCTTCGCTGAAAGAATAGACCGATTGTTCCAGCCCCCCGACAATCGGAAAATATGTATTCGTCATCATCAGAATTCTCATTATTTATCCTTGTCTGCCGGTGGGCAGGTTTTTAGTTCCACGAGCGCTTTTCTGGCTGCCACACATATTGCGTCGTAACTATTTTTTGCGCCCATGATCATCCCTTCCTTTTCCATGTCTTCGGGAAGAAGCGGCTTTCCGAACCTTACTTTGATCAGATGACGCTTAGGATATTTTGCGGTACTGGCCCAAGCCTCGTGAGCTCCATCTATGGCCACAGGAACAAGCCTTGCCCCCGTCTCTTTAGCCAGGACGCCAAACCCTTTCTTAAATTTTCCTATAACACCGTCGCTCGAGCGCAACCCTTCAGGGAAATAACACAAGCCCTTGCCGTGGTGTAGTACGAAATAACAGCTGCGCAGAGCCTCTAAAAAATGCGTGGAGAAATCAAAGGGGATTATCCTTCCCATCTTTATCATATTCCTTAGCACACGGTTCTTTAGAAACGGCCTGAAATAGTACGGACCGAATACGAAATAAAATAGCTGAAAGCCCGGCCTGCGCGGCAGAGAAGCGATAATGGCAGCCCCATCAAGAAAACTCGTGTGGTTGGGATATATAATATAAGCCCCTTCTTCTGGCACGTTTTCCGCTCCTTCCACCTTAATACCGAAGAATAATTTTATATACGTACAGATTATGGCCGTGCAGATAAACCTGAACAGCCATGCGAAGAAACCGGTGGTTAATTCGAGAACTTCCAGATTTTCTTTTTTTGGCAGCACATGTAAAGTCTCTTTCCAGAAGCCCGGCCCCAGAGATATCCCTAGATCCTCACGGGGGATATCTTTAGCTCCCCTCAATGCATCCGTTATCCTCAGAATAAGGCCCTTTACGCTAAATGCTCTCGAGATCGCCTGGTCCTTTATTTCAGCGTTAAAAGCCAACTCAAGCCGCGAAGCAAGCTCTATCCTGCCTAATGAATCTATGCCCAGGTCCAACTCTAAAGAGTCCTCGAGTATTATCGGCCTTCCAATACCGCTTTGCTCCTTTAAACAGTCCAGGATTTTTTTGCCGGTCGGGGACTCTGTCAACAGAAGGTCCTCTTCCGAAAGTTCTCCTGATACCGGAAGGGCGCCTTCTATTCCCGCGATCACTCTGGGTTCATATAACTCCTTAACCGCATACCTGACCACTTTACCGAACAGATTATGCGGCAGATCCTCCAACGTGATGGTAAAGCCTTTTATCCTTTTATAGGACGGTAGCAACTGCGAGGCATTATCGAATCTCTCCTCGATAACGGAGCGCAGATTAACCTCCGAAAATTCCCTGAATTTATCAAGATCCGGCTGAATGACGGCCCAGAGAACCTTCGATCTCTTTTCGCCTTTCATCCCGGAGACCGTAAAGATGCACATCTCTTTTATGGGAGCAACCTTTGTATAAGCCTCCTCGATCTCTTCCGGATAAATTATATTTCCAGAATTCATCATAATGAACTCCCTGAATTTATCCGCGAAAGTCTCCGTCATTTATCCGTCCCATATTTTAATTCGATAGAATTCGTGCCGGGCGAAATTCTCACGTTGGCAATACCTGGTAATCGAATATCGATCGGCGGCTCTTTTGCGCGCCATTGCCCCTGCCATTCGATAAGGATATTTTGCCCTTGGGGTTTTATGTAAATTTGAATATCCCCGAAACTTGTCGGAGCGGGCCCAAACGCGAGCGGCTGGTCTTTCTCCAGCCAGATCCGCGGTATGCCGGAACATAATATTAATCTATCGTTTTCTTCGCGCACAAAACAATTTCTTATCATCAAGACCCATTCCGCTGCGGCCCATACGTGCTGCCCATCTCCCATACATCCGCCGCCTGTGCGAGGATGTACCGACTCGGGCCATTGACCCGTAGGTGAAGCCAGGTTAGCCACCGCGGTCATTAGACCGAAATATCTGGGGTCCCCCGCGCGCAAAAGCGCTTGAGCTAAATGCAGCGTAAGATAAGGGTTGATCCCTGAATGGGTCATGTCATGAAAAAATCCGCCATGGACCAAACAATTTTTCATCAAATATTCGGCAGTGTCTAAGATCTTCGGATCGTTCTGTTCAAAAATACGAAGCGGATAGCTGGCAGCCAAAGAACCGATCGCTCCCGCGTCCAGGCGGCGATAGGGAGAGGCCGGTATCGCGGGTCTTTTTAGACGTTCACACGCTTTCTTTAAACTTTGATTGATGCTCTTCAGAAATGCGTGCGATTCTTTTTCAAAGTAGCCGGCCTCGGCTTTATCCTTGTAAGCAGCACATAAAAAGGCCGCTGCTTTTAATCCGGCAACACCCCAAAAGTCATCCCAATAATAAAAATCATTCGGCCCCAAATGCTCTGCGCTAAATCCTGATGGTAATAGACCTGCGTGAGGAGACTGCGCATCATCAGACAAACGTTTCTTATAAATCCACTTACCCGCTTTATCGATCGAGTCTTTCCATTCTTTCGGCGGCACGTTTCCCGTCATCTCGCAATATTGACGCATGATCCACAGGGCCTCACCGTTAGAATCCCATTCCCCTTCCTGGGAGAGGAAATAACCCTCGGCTGTCTGACGGGAGCGGAAACAATCCAGCGCCCGGCGGACGCGTTCCTTTAACCCGACACTTAATAAACCGTATAAAATAAAAGCGGCGTCGCGAAACCAAAACCGCCGGTAAATATAAGGCCCGGGATAAACTTCCTTGGGAGAGTGTAGAATCATGGTATGGACAGCGGCATCGTAAAGGAACTGGAAATGTTCATCGGGAATTTGCATTGAACACGCGCCGTGAAGGCTCTTCTTCCACGCCAGCTTGGCATTTTCCTGATAGTCCCAATGGGACTCTTTTTCAATTTTATTTTTCGTTAAAGGCACCGAAACGGTAATTTCCCGCGGTTGCCCCTCTTCTATTATATATAACGCCGCGGAGCTGGCCATGCCGACTTTACATGTAACTTCTTTTTCATCTTCTTTTGATGACAAGCGGCCATAAACATCGCCTCGATGATAATCCGAAAATACGCATTGGTCCGGAGGTTTATCAAAATAGACAAAATTTTCCCGATTCACCTGCCAACCCGACGAATCTTCAAGGAGAGCGATACTATTTATTAAGCTTACGCCTTCGGGGTTATATGGCCTGAGAGAAACGACTAAGTGCGCCTTTACGGAAGCGGATCCTGTGATCTTGACCTGGCAAATAGGCGCTTCGGCTGAACCGATAACCTGCGCTTTCAATCGAAGCTTTAATTGACCAAGGTTTGATTCTGTGATCACACAAAGATTATCATCCATAACCATCTTTTGGGATATGCTTGGGATACGCGATGGGACCAGTGGCTCTCCCTCTTCTGGAATGATCCAGACATCAATAGACCAGCTATCGTAAAATGGAGTAAAAAGACCGCGAGGATCCACCAGAGGAAACTCGGTGCTGTCCGGAACGCCCAGAGCTGTCCAATTTCTATGTGTAAGATTAATCTGGGTTAACGAAAAAGACCGCGGAATAAACGCCTCGTTCTCGGGATCATATTGACATTCCACCCAATAAGGCCAGACCCAATCGAGGTTATGCTGAATAGCTAAACTATTTATCAGGCCGCGAGCGTGTAAGACAGCGCCTGAGCGCAACAGTTCCAATGGAGCTGCCACCTCTGAGGGTTGCGCAAATTTCTCTAATTGAGAAAGGACTTTGATGGGGTCTAAAAATCCCTGCCTTCGCGCGGCATCTGTCACTAAAAATTTCCATGGGAGCCACTTCCACCACATGAAATATACCTTTTCCTTCAAAATGATCCTGAAGACCCACCATTTAAAGCAGATAAAGGCAAATAGGCTCGTGAATATAGTGGCAATGATCAGTGCCGGATAAATGGCGCCGTGCCACATATTAAGAATACTTTGATTTATTATCACATTGATCCCTAGTGCTAAGAAATTGATCAGCGCATACCGGCCAAATTCTAAATATGAAGGCTGGCTGTGTTTAAATGTCCAATACTTGTAAAGCAGGTATCCGAGGCTGCCGGCGCATGTAAAAGATATCGCCTTGGCTAGGCTGAAAGGCAGAAAATGGAACAGGATATAATAAACACTGAAGTCTGTAGCATTGACTATAGTCCCTGCAATAAATGCCTTGATGACCTCTTTTCTGGAATCATTATCGATCTTCAATAGATTTTCCTTTGCCGCTAAATACGCAGCTTACCCGACCTGATGATCTCCTCGAATCTTCTTGCCGATTCCCGGATCTTTCTGCTTTGCGTCATATAGTCCACTTCTATTAACCCGAACCGCGGAGCAAAACCATCCGCCCACTCATAATTATCCAGGAGCGACCAATAGAGATAGCCGATCACGGGGGCCCCTTCCTTAATCGCCATAGCCGTGGCTTTAAGATGCTCTACGATGAACTCCGAACGCTCGGCATCATCATTTGTGCAAATACCGTTTTCTGAAATTAGAATAGGTAGTTTGTACTTTGAAAATATTTTTATGAGCATATGCAACCCTTTCGGATAAATTTCCCAACCGAGAAAATTTTTCCTATTGCCGGGGCTATCTAAAACACGCTCATCACCTGAGATAGCAGATGATAGAAACCCGCGATTGCGTACATGTTCCCGCATGTAGTAATTTAAACCGATAAAATCCAGGGTTCTCGCCGTGGAGAGCCGTATACTGAGTATCCCGGAGACCTTTGCTTTTCCAAGGATTAAGGCCTTAATAAATAGATGATTAACCACGCGATTTCTCAAGCCGGCTGAAAGCCGATCCCACAAAGAACGATCCGAG
This window contains:
- a CDS encoding alpha/beta fold hydrolase, with the translated sequence MRILMMTNTYFPIVGGLEQSVYSFSEEFRRLGHEVLIVTPTFQGMPTEEPGVIRIPAFQKFSGTIFSVNFPASRLLTKLMKEFSPDIAHSHCPFFMGDFALRLSRQHAIPLIFTYHCMFEQYVHDWPVQNEGVKRFIVKLAAGYANMVDRVIVPTESVQEILFKRGVKTPMAVVPTGVDVERFSKGNGNAFRQQNHIPLEAKVIGHAGRLAPEKNLDFLINCMVEALKKDPKAHALIVGKGPAEKMIQDTFKEAGLEDRLHLAGVLHYQELVDAYFAMDLFAFASLSETQGIVLIEAMAAGAPVVALDAPGARDVVEDRKNGRLLNEMDQQTYTDALLSVLSSSPEESKTMKQAARTTAQKFTINASATRMLEIYEDARSRKSISVGKKNSSQFMLLWRAKSEWDIFRNYFGSIATSVFEGDFNKTEPRQIVDTNGDLPKGATPSPAGESEPDRYVMTEDGKRIAFNHIRGGFSKVVILAPGFYNNKDTYLFKKMAEAFSKEYDVIVFDFRGHGKSSDVFTWTAHEQKDLRAVIAYAKSAHYEKIGVVGFSLGAAIALIEASCNQSIDSVIAVSTPSGLGSINYHFWEKDMWEDLKLNFGIKGRGKGVRMGSPSLTKTRPRDIVNKISPTSVLFIHGEKDWLVKMSNSQLLFDKAKNPKSLTIIKGGGHAERIFDVFPDQFMKICLDRFKETLK
- a CDS encoding 1-acyl-sn-glycerol-3-phosphate acyltransferase, producing MTETFADKFREFIMMNSGNIIYPEEIEEAYTKVAPIKEMCIFTVSGMKGEKRSKVLWAVIQPDLDKFREFSEVNLRSVIEERFDNASQLLPSYKRIKGFTITLEDLPHNLFGKVVRYAVKELYEPRVIAGIEGALPVSGELSEEDLLLTESPTGKKILDCLKEQSGIGRPIILEDSLELDLGIDSLGRIELASRLELAFNAEIKDQAISRAFSVKGLILRITDALRGAKDIPREDLGISLGPGFWKETLHVLPKKENLEVLELTTGFFAWLFRFICTAIICTYIKLFFGIKVEGAENVPEEGAYIIYPNHTSFLDGAAIIASLPRRPGFQLFYFVFGPYYFRPFLKNRVLRNMIKMGRIIPFDFSTHFLEALRSCYFVLHHGKGLCYFPEGLRSSDGVIGKFKKGFGVLAKETGARLVPVAIDGAHEAWASTAKYPKRHLIKVRFGKPLLPEDMEKEGMIMGAKNSYDAICVAARKALVELKTCPPADKDK
- a CDS encoding GtrA family protein gives rise to the protein MKIDNDSRKEVIKAFIAGTIVNATDFSVYYILFHFLPFSLAKAISFTCAGSLGYLLYKYWTFKHSQPSYLEFGRYALINFLALGINVIINQSILNMWHGAIYPALIIATIFTSLFAFICFKWWVFRIILKEKVYFMWWKWLPWKFLVTDAARRQGFLDPIKVLSQLEKFAQPSEVAAPLELLRSGAVLHARGLINSLAIQHNLDWVWPYWVECQYDPENEAFIPRSFSLTQINLTHRNWTALGVPDSTEFPLVDPRGLFTPFYDSWSIDVWIIPEEGEPLVPSRIPSISQKMVMDDNLCVITESNLGQLKLRLKAQVIGSAEAPICQVKITGSASVKAHLVVSLRPYNPEGVSLINSIALLEDSSGWQVNRENFVYFDKPPDQCVFSDYHRGDVYGRLSSKEDEKEVTCKVGMASSAALYIIEEGQPREITVSVPLTKNKIEKESHWDYQENAKLAWKKSLHGACSMQIPDEHFQFLYDAAVHTMILHSPKEVYPGPYIYRRFWFRDAAFILYGLLSVGLKERVRRALDCFRSRQTAEGYFLSQEGEWDSNGEALWIMRQYCEMTGNVPPKEWKDSIDKAGKWIYKKRLSDDAQSPHAGLLPSGFSAEHLGPNDFYYWDDFWGVAGLKAAAFLCAAYKDKAEAGYFEKESHAFLKSINQSLKKACERLKRPAIPASPYRRLDAGAIGSLAASYPLRIFEQNDPKILDTAEYLMKNCLVHGGFFHDMTHSGINPYLTLHLAQALLRAGDPRYFGLMTAVANLASPTGQWPESVHPRTGGGCMGDGQHVWAAAEWVLMIRNCFVREENDRLILCSGIPRIWLEKDQPLAFGPAPTSFGDIQIYIKPQGQNILIEWQGQWRAKEPPIDIRLPGIANVRISPGTNSIELKYGTDK